A region of the Scatophagus argus isolate fScaArg1 chromosome 14, fScaArg1.pri, whole genome shotgun sequence genome:
GCTGATTTTAGATGATATATACATAGTGTAGGACGTGGTGACACTTCAACTTTGATCTTTTTACTCCTAGCACCTGACTTAGACCACCACCAGCTTATGGATATTACAGTTAGACAAAGTAACAGGAACATCAGGTAGCATCCAATCCAACACCATAGTACCACATCACATAATGGCCTACAGCTGAATCAAGAGCTCTCTGACAGTCtcaacaaataaatgttgtCAACTAGTTGGTTTTGAAGTAGTATCCCATTATTCTCCTAAGACCTCTGAAGTCTGACATTCACTTGAGCTGAAGCCCATAGTTCTTGTTTCGGTGCAATCTCCTGGTCGGCCCCAGCAGACATCTAGGTCAGGGTTCACCTTTGCCCTGCAAATTTGCAAGGGCAGCAACTGTAAACACGGATCCACTGTGTGAAATCATTATCTTAGGAGTGCCATCACACTGTTTTGCACAACATCACATTGGACTCACCTGACATGCTATTCTGCTCAGTATTTAACATTCTTATCAGAAACATGACATCACTTCCCTTTTTGTGGCTGTAAATTAGATAGAACGCAAATGACCTGCACCTTTAGTGTGTTCATACATAATCATATATGTAAAACACAACCAGACTGTTCTTGACAAACAAGAAGCCTTTATTTTtaagtggaaaacaaaaccGCTGTTTCATTCATTATAATCCTGATTATGCACAATCAAGTATCTTAAGTGCACAATTTAAATCTAAGGTAATTTAGATAAGAATATAAGTTCAAAGGAGTTAATGATTGATTTCCTGTATACACGCAAGCCTTTGATAAAAACTTCAAATTACCACAACTCCTGTTGTTTCTGAGCTGGATGAGCGGGTCAACTGAAGAGGTTAAAAGACCACCCCTTAACAGGACATGAGGAGAACAAAGATTGAAAAATCTCTCCTGCACACTCAATGACAGTGACCTAAAATGAAATCcagcagaaacaaactgcagcagaaagagCGGGCATGGGGGCATGTTAGTCAAACAATAACAGGTCTGCAGTCCCTCCTGAGGTGGAATGGTCCCACGTTAGAGCAGTATTCAAAGCACATGGAAATATTAACTGAATGCAAATTTGTTTGGAGAGTCCTGCATAGGCTTTGCTGGAAAGAATCAAACTTTCCTGTAAATCGTATGTAAAATACTCTCTTGGGTTTTCTTCAAGAAACAGCcctgaaatatgtgtgtgtgtgtgtatatggggACACGACTGGTACGACGTAGTGTTTCAGGATTGTGGTCATGGAAGCGGCAGCCTCATGTTCAAATATAGAGGAACATAGCATTTTTTGTGTCTGAATATACaataattaaatgcattttacagtCGGACAGAAGAAGCTgctcacacacatcaaaagGAAAAGGTTCTACATTAATTCTTCTCACTACAGAGTGCAAATCAGATGCTTCAcaacagacctttttttttttaaattgagaaGAGGACTAGCTCTTCCTACAAGCCCTCCATCGTACATAAACCATTTCCCATTCAAATAAaatagacaaaagaaaaatgaatctTGTCAATAAGGAATGTGAGAAAATTAATCTTTGTGTtgaaattgttttctttgacaacaaaaataaatttgagtCCTTcatgaaagtttaaaaaagggggaaaagaagtaaaaaaaaacaaacaaaaaaaaaacaaaccccaaCCCAGTTGTATTATCCCCTGCTCCCTGTAGAGGGCAGAGTGAGACAATAGTGGTCTGGTGAAGGACTGTgggagatggatggatagtaGCTCCAGCCTGTATGTGGAGAGAAGTGGGTGGGGTCTTTACATGCTGTAGCCAAAGCCTGGCTGAGCTGCTGGCTGACTGTATCCTGCAGGCGCCTGGTAGCCATAGCCGTAAGCTTGCTGAGTGGCCACAGGTACGCTGGGGCCTGCCGTCAGCATCAGCTGAGGTGTGCCTGcaggacacaaacaggaaaggTTTCAAACATGTAACTGGTTGCTATATTTGAACCTGATTCATAGTGATTCATAATGATGtaaaacttaaaatgacagCGCTTCCTTCCTGGTTTGATgatcttgtttttatctttaaaaagttCTTGTGTTGTGAGGTGTGTAGTTTTTTAACTTGTCAATCATTCTCTGCCTGAGTTTTTTAAAGGCCCTGAAAACTTCTTTTCTCAATTTCCTACTGGGACAGGATCCTTCTTGAAGTTAATAATTTGTTTGAAACAGGTTGGTTATTTCACATGGGGGATCTCATTCTGGTCTTCTCACTAGATTGAAGTAGCCATGTTAGGTCACATGCTTCAGTGCACCAATCAGGATCTGGGACAGCTGATGAGTTTTTTGGTCACCGTCCATCAAATCTGACCAACAAAGACCTAATGAAGCGGATTAGTTGAGTTTTAATCCCCTCACAAAAAAATACTTGAATTTTCCATAATTTGATTGTTGTACATTTGGTACTTTAAAGCTGTTATACTTACTATTTTTATAGTAACAATGTCACATTCACATACAAATGTGAAAGGGGTCGCTCACAGTGATGAACCTACTGAATATTATCACCTGAACGTGCAGCTtgttggatgtgtaaataaCTTATTGTTTGCTAACAAGGTGTTAATATGGCAGTGTTGTGGTAACAGTTTTCCACTGTTAAAAAGGTGCCAAAAAAAACAGCTATTGCTAGTTAAATATTTGGTGAGAAGTTTTCATGGGCTTTAATAACCTCTGAAATTGAAACTTTGCTGAAGTTCAATGACCGCAGGAAATGCTGGACAAACAAGGGACCAAAAACTAGTGTGCGCAGAAGGCCGACGTAGCCTTTGCTTTTGATCACAGTCAAACGGACATTGATGACATTAGAGGACTGTTACCATAGACGATTGGTTGCGTCTCTGttgcctgctcctcctctttccttagGGACTCTGAGGTTTCTAGTTTATCTACctgcaaagcaaagaaatgacaGCATTTAGAACAAAACCACAACACTTAATGAGTAAATGACAAACcaaacaagttaaaataaaaacaaacaaaaacaaaacattgtggCAGGACAATGCTATATATTTGGTAACTAATCTGTGAATTTTCTGACAAGGATGCGCCTGTGGGTCCCCTTTCGAAGCAGATTTCACCCAATaggaacacaaaacaaaactcaagaGATGGGACCAAAAGTCAGATTCTGATTATCAAACCTGTACCATTTAGTTTTCACACTTCATACAACTTTATACACACAGCTGTGTCTACAGTTTGTGTATAACATAATGCACTGATGAATTTTTTATTCAATCCTAAAATTCAGAGCACATAAGTCCAACTAGTAATgctaaataacaaataaataagaaaaacaagttaaatTAATTTCCATTTCCTCTGTTCTAACGGACGGGGTGGTCTGTCTTATACCAAATgcagtcaaaaataaataaataaatacatataaagAGTATTAAATTTCAAACAGCAAGCacagcaataaacaaaatgtgcacATCAGATCCTCAAGGGGAAAGCAGCAGCACCTGGATTTTCTATAGCTGAAACTAAGGGCTTTTCTGCAGTTCACTTCCATATCTTTGATATATGCATTTATCATTCAGTTTCTTCATGCCTCTTTGAAAACAGTAGCTCTCTATGTTCTGTGCACACATTTTCAACAAGCTGAAGCTTCACTGGATAAAGAAACAGTCCCATGCTCTATGTATTACAGTGCTGGCAGTGAAGAACAGGCTGCAGCACTAAGATGCAATTtggtaggaggaggagggtgagacTCAGGCCACGTGCTGCCTATAGTTGAAGATTTTCTACAGGAAGCCAGACACACCCAACAGCCTGATGCTTTGACTCAGCAAGAGATGCTTAAAACACATGCTTTGTACAgctaacaaattaacaaatcaaaaccttttaaaaaacacaaacagcttcatAATGTGCAATGTTAATCTCTGCAAGGAAATGCACTCTTCAATGAAGTTGCAGAGAAGTTATTATTTGAGCTTTGAGCTCCAGTGGCAAACAAAATGATGGAATGATTTTCAGGAATCAGAAAGTAAGACAGATTCAGCCACAATTTGAATTATTGTGTACTGTGCATTTTCTCCAACAAACTTCACAGAGTAGACAATACTTTTGTGGACTTCTGATGTAATATCTGTTGCAGTCTGCTGCTGGGTcatagttttttaaaaagaggatGGGGTAAACAATGGTCTCTTTACAACTCTCTACGACATAAATGGTTTAGAAAATCTATATATGGAGCTGGATCATAAGCCTTCCCCTCTCAGAGACTGCTGTAGAGGATTTTCTCTTGCAGAATGTCTATAgtttaaaacagacagcaggtatgtatgtatatatgcagGTCTTATCCCTAACTTAACAAACTAAAAATACGACCATTTATTTCTATCCCAACCTGAAGCAAATTTGATTCGCACGTGTTTATTAACTTCATAGACATCGTGGTTCGCTTACAGAGGCACTGTAATTTATATGgccatcattttaatttatacaACAACAGATTTCTTTTCCAATGTTGGTTGATACCTGATGTACAGATGTGTCTACTGTGAATGTGGTGAACAAACAAGCACCAATCCTGCATTCTTGCAGCAGACGGCTACAGGTTAATTTGCCCTACATACATGGAAAGCTCCACTTTAACTACAGATTTGTGAAAGATGCCTCAGTGACATGGTGCTGAAGTGAAGGTGTAGATAAAACCATGCACACTCAAGGCTGCAGTCGTCCGAGCTAAATACTTAAAGGATCAGAAACAGAGCGTTTAGCTTTCACCTGTTCCTTAACTGCATCAACCTGGAAGAGAAGAGGTGCAGcatagaagaagaaaattaaaaagatttcTCTGTAAACAGATCTgtaaatagaagaaaaaaagtataATGGGTGTATCTCTCATTTGACAGCGACAATATGAACTGTCAAATAACTGTTCAACGGCATCTTCATATTTTGAATACTCCAAGGATTATAAATTTGCCAACATGCCAGAtgttctgtttatttccatGTGCAGCGACCAcgttaacatttttttctatttttaaattaGTGTATCTGGTTTATGGACCAAACTCAAAAAACTCCAAGATTCTCAGCTTATTATGcaatttgaataatttatgcAGCACACAACAGGCTAATGAGAGATAACTGATGAAGTATTAATCAGTGTCATTGTAGGCCTTAAAGTGATCCTGTCCGAAAGGGTGTCAGCACTGCTGCACAGCTTTATATCAAAACCTGTTAATTTTTTAATTCACCCAACTCTAGCCTGAAATAAGCTGACCCACCTTGCTGAGGTACTCCCTCATGACCTGAATGAAGTATGGCATAGAAAAGTCCATGATGTTGTGCCTCCAGGCAGTCTCCAACACCACGTCAGGTCGCAGCAGGTCATAGCAGGTGAACAGGCAGGCAGCGAAACACTCCTTCTTGTTCTCCTGCAGGAACCAGGacagcagctcctctgccagctcTATGTCCTTGGACTCTGACGCATACTGCATGGCATCCTGCGGATACACAGTGTGGACAGGTTCAGGAATGGTCTAAGCTAATCGAAGCAGTGTATTGGAAACATTCACAATGACAGTAAGATGGTGAATATGTTGGGTGTAAAAAAAGCACCTTGTAGAGCTTGTCCTTCTTGCAGAGCTCCACACTCTGTTTCCAGCGGTTGTTGCCTTTGAAGAGGTAGGCAGCGATTCTCCTGAACTCAATCAGCTCATGCTTCTCCAAGCGCTGAGCCAGTGAGATGTTGTCAAAGTTGTCGTAGGCATCTATTGATGTCCTCAGTGCCTAACATGAGTGCGATGGGAAAAGGAGAGACAATTAAATCGAGAAATCATGAATAAAGTctcaataacaaataaaaaataatttaagaaataaaaagatgtaaCAAAATACAGCAGTAATGTAAAAAGCTCTCTCACCTGATAATCCTCCTCTGTGATGAAGAGGTTGTTAAGTGCTTCATTGACtgatttgttgttgtggttttgtacTGACCGCAGGTAGGGTTTGACCAGAGGCAGCTGTTTCAcctatggacacacacacaatcatcaACTCACTGGCCAAGTTTCCATCCAAATTAAGCCCACATTACAACAGAATTTccagaaaatctgcaaaaaaaatccactacTCCTGGTACCTTGGTAAAGAAGTTGACAGCACGGGAGTGGTCCAATCTGGGGGAAAGCACTATGAGCAAATCATTCAGTAACAAGGGCTTGAACTCCAGATAGAACTGGATGGCTCTGTAGTACAGTTCCACGTTGGCCACCTACAAAGggtgcagagagaaagacaaaacacaaaaagaaataacaatgtAAGAAACATACACACTGTGCTGGGAATATAGTGCAATATGAAgcacaatgattttttttgcatttctgatGCATTTTACAGGACCTAATGAAGACATTTTAGGTGACAACTAACAGATATTTCAGGAGTAATGAAAGCCTCATCATAAATCTTACTGCAAGAATCTAgttaagctaaaaaaaaaagccagataCCATCAGATGCAGACACCTCAGGGAAAAAATACAGTGATATTAAAAAACAGTCTACAAAAGATGTACCTTGGTGATGATGTCTTTGAACTGTCCCTCCTTCCAGGCATCAGTCGGGTGGTTCATCATGGTGATGATGGCGTTGTCGAACTCCTCGTACTTGTCGTACAAGAAGACCAGCTCAGCCCACAGGTGagcctgctctgctgctctcaggaCCTTCGGGATGTTCACTCTGGACCAGAAGAGCTCAAGATGCTCCCTCATCTTCTGGGGCTTGAACTTGGAGTAAAGGATGGCCAGCTCTGTGAACATTCCCATGTGAGCGCGCTCCAGGCCCAAGGCAGCTTCCAGCATGGTGATCAGCTCCTCAAAGTAACCGCGGTCCTgagagacaggacagaggaTAGAGTAAGGTAAACATGTGTTTACGTATGTATGTGGGCAGGTCTCACAACTACAGTATGATAAACAAAATTTATCAAACTCATGGTAAGTTTAGTTTATCATCTTTCCCCCCATTAAAGCCAGTaggtgaaaacacaaacactcaacCCAAAATGCCTCAATTTCCATCTTACTTGGTAGTAGTTGATCAGCTCTTCCAACTCATCAGCGTGCACCACAATGTGGAGGCCACACATCTGGGCCAGTCTGAACTCCTTTCCATCCACACAGGCAAAGCACACCTCTTTCCAGGTGCGGGTGCTGTTGGCTTTGCGAGCGCCATCCACAGCAGCCTGGTACTCCCCGAGGTGTACCAGAGTTGAAGCCAGGCGACCGAAGTTGGAGACGTTGTTGTATAGCAGTTTAGCGGCCTCATACATTTTCTCATCATAGCAGCGGTCACCAACCTACATAACAGATAATATCAGAAAatagtgtttcatttttgacCGGACAGCTTAATCACAAAGGGCTGTATGAGAATGAGGCTAACCTGCTGGATGTGAGCATTGTTTGGGCCATTGATGAACTCTTCCAGTTCAGCCAGGCGATTGGTTTTGGCCAAGGCAAAGATGAGCTCTGTCTCCACGTAGGACTCGCGGGCCTTCTTACGAGCCATCTGAAGGAATTTGACCAAGTCCTCCCAGTTACCTGAAACACGCAGTAATAGTAAGCTGCTGTGTCTTATGCTGTTAGAGGGCACTTTCCAGAAAGAATTGCTACACTAGCTGCTACTATCAGTATATAATCAGTCTATATCTATTTCAGTCTATATCAGTATATAATACCCCTGGAGAAAAAAACTCCACAAAAACTCAACAAACTCAGTAACACTTCTGATGTGCTCGTATTGATTGCTCTCAATCAAAGGGGCACTGGTTAACATCTAACATCTAACCAACATCTCTGCCTTCTGTTCATGCCGACAAATCAGCTCACAATAAGCCGGGTGGTATTCTATCTTTCTACACCGAGTCCTCTGCTATTCCTCACCAGAAGAACAGCACGGCCTTTGAcactatgaaataaaatttcCGGTacactttctttcctctgtcatctTTTCTTACATGAACTCAACAAGTCTTCTTACCACTCCTATCAGCAGCCTGTACCACCTCCATGTAAGCAGAGGGATCATCGGCTTTGATGTAGGAGTCGATGGCCTCTTTAACCAGGTCCTTCTGGAGCTGTGCCTTAGCCAGCTGGCTCCACACAGCTGGCTCGTTGCAGCGTTCTGCAAACTCATAGGCCCGGTCCAGATTACCAATATGCTCGATCAGCACCTGAGTTTAAAAGAGATTAAAAGCATGGTCGATCAACACTTCTTGTGTCAATAAGGTATTTGTCTATGTGTTTAGGAGCTATTGGCTGACCTGCACAGCAGAGGTGTTGACATCAAATTTCCTGAAGATGGCAAAGGCCTCCTCGAAGAGCTCGTTGCTGATGGCAATGTTAGCAATATCTGGAGCATCATAGTTGTCTAGCCTGCTGATGTACTCCATCACACGAGTACGGTCAGCTTTGATGGCTGTAAGGATCAGCAGGTTCTGCAGATTTCTGAGcgaaagaggaaaagacaaggAACTCTGAGCACACTTTTGTTTTCcaatttgattttgaaatgttttgtgggaACAAAGCAAAACTTCCAACATGTTACAGCTAAACACCTGTGTTCACTGAAGACAGAGTTGTCCAACACAATCTTCTCCAGCAGCTCAATGAGCTCGTTGGGCAAGTCTGCAGTCATGAAAGCCTTGACTGTGACTGATACCTCCTCTGGGTCCTGGGTTTCTGACAGAGCTGTTTGCACTACCTGAGGGCAAAAAAACAGAGGTTTAGAGAAGCAGCAGGTGGTTGTAACAAAAGACATAAgtgttgtcttttgtgtgtgatttactTGGTCAATGAGTGGTCGTCTGTAAGGGTTGCTCTCCAGCAGTACGCTGGCCCACAGCTCGGGGTCTTTGCGGCGGACCAGGTAGCGAGACAAGCTCTTAAAGAGGGAGTTCTCATTGCAGACCTGatatgaaaagaacaaaaaatggaGAAGGCATTTTAACGCACATCATAAATggaaagtgaatttaaaaacaaacatttgagtACACAGATTAGAAGCAGGGAAGTAAAAATTTTCATCCTCACATTGATCAGCTCCTGGTCACACTGTCCTCTCTCATAGGCCACACAGGCCAGGTGGGGGTCTCTCTTCTCGCAGTACTTTCCCACAACACGGCTGTCATAGTAGGGGTTCTCCCTCAGGAAGCGTTCggggttgttgttgctgtcaatGTAGATCTTGGCCAGAGCATTATGGGTGGCAGGCTCCTCACAACCTTCGTGGATGCGAGACTCCAAccagggcagcagcagcttcagtctgtCAGAGTAAAAGAGTAAAAGGGATGTTAGAATCCACTCCAACTGCTCTCAAAACTGTGACAAATAAATTGTCAGTCATAGAAATGTAGTACAAATATCACATACTCATAACCTTATGAGGCAAATATCAACCTTCTGGTGTTCCAAGCTTTTTCTAGCTGTACTCAAAATTTCACCATTATTTAGGAAGACAAGACTAAGTAGTTGTAGCACCTGTTCCTCTTTTCCACCTCAGCGACCAGTTCGTCAGTAGAGAACTGTCCCCTGACAACCAGAATCAGGCTCTTGATGACATCCTCTGAGCAGTCCACATCTAAGAGACCACCAACCACAACAGGCAGACGGCTAGGATTCACCTAAACACAAATTTAACAAGAAATCTCATGATCTTATTTCTGCCGTACAAGGATATACTATAATGCGTTTGAGCACTTCTCCACTGAGTCTTACCTTCTGAACATAGATCTCAATGTACTTCTGCAGGTTGTTGCGGTACAAGTAGAGGACCAGGTCATGGACAAAGTCAAATCGGTCACAGACGATGATGAGTGGCAGCTGGTCGGTGAGTTTGGCTTCCTGTTTGTCACACACAGCGGAGAGGAAACAGGTCACGTTCAAAGTAAACACCAATAAAACACTTTCATACAAACCACATAACATCAACCAACCCTGATTAGACAGGGCTGATCCTTTACCACTGCACTGACTGGTGTACTGTGTATGATGACACGACATTTacttttcatcatctttcagtcactaaaaataaatttagGATATCATTTTCCAGCTCAAGAGTCCGATAGTGATTCAAAAATTACACATTTGATATAACAtgaaggggggaaaaacatAACAGGTTTGCCAATACAACAAATGGAAGTCACAttgaaatatttgtgtgttttactgtagaGACACAAAACAAGACCTCTAAGTATTTTTAAGTAGCTTCCTTCTAAATAACAGTTACAGAACTGCCAGTCCTCTGGTCAACACTACGTAACGCTGACCACTTGCATCCTCTATACCACAAGGCACTGGTGTGCTGACGCACTGCTGCAATCCACATGCATACAGGATTAACAAACTGGGATTGTACACCTTGTCTACATCATCCAAGAACACGCTGCACTAACTAGAGGCTCCTATTACAAGACTAAACACTATACACAGACATCTGCAATGCCTTCAAGTGTGGAGTACAGGACCCTTTGCTGtaattacacacaaaacatccaaTAAATGAGCAGGAATATATAAAGCTCCCAGGTATATGGATTGTGGTGTATGAGTATACACAATCCATATAAATCCCAGTTTGTACTTAAAGGTAAGGAGTCAGGTaagaatgaaagcaaaaaaagaacagGGAAGTCCTAAACTGTGGGGAAGGATAAATTTACCTGATACATGTCCTGcaatttcaaagacaaaagaagaaaagcacaaaagatAACTGACTGCCATCAGGGTTGTTCAACATCTAGCTCTGCTAGTGAGTGAAATACTTTTCTACAAGAAGAGGTCAAAATATTGCAGTAATTTTGAAGACTAATTAGATACTAATTAGGTATGtgatatgaatgaaaacagtatgGAAATGAAGATTCCAAAATTGCAACACAAgtatgttttgaaaaaaatctgaaaaaaagcAATAGAGTAGATcaagaagagaaagtgaaagaaaggactcagtaacaaaaaaaagataagagCTGTTAAATGTAGTATCTGATCGTTCCAGCTGTCCCTGTGGCTTTACCTTGAGGAAGTTCTTGACGCGCTCGGGGTCATAGCAGTTGCTCTCTCTGCAGATCCTCTCCACCTCTTTGATCTGGCCTGTCTTGCAGGCAGCCTGGATGTATTTGAAGTGAACATCAGGGTCCTGACTGAAGTTTACAATAGAGCCCAGGAAGTAGAACAGacctgagagacacagacagtcaCTTATATTAAGCTGCTCGTCTAAAGCTTGACAGATTTAAAGGCAAAACTATTGA
Encoded here:
- the cltca gene encoding clathrin, heavy chain a (Hc) isoform X2 — translated: MAQILPIRFQEHLQLQNLGINPANIGFSTLTMESDKFICIREKVGEQTQVVIIDMADPNSPIRRPISADSAIMNPASKVIALKAAKTLQIFNIEMKSKMKAHTMTDDVTFWKWISLNTVALVTDNAVYHWSMEGDSQPVKVFDRHSSLAGCQIINYRTDAKQKWLLLIGISAQQNRVVGAMQLYSVDRKVSQPIEGHAASFAQFKMEGNAEESTLFCFAVRGQAGGKLHIIEVGTPPTGNQPFPKKAVDVFFPPEAQNDFPVAMQISSKHDVVFLITKYGYIHLYDLETGTCIYMNRISGETIFVTAPHEATSGIIGVNRKGQVLSVCVEEENIIPYITNVLQNPDLALRLAVRNNLAGAEELFARKFNNLFAAGNYSEAAKVAANAPKGILRTQDTIRRFQGVPTQPGQTSPLLQYFGILLDQGQLNKFESLELCRPVLQQGRKQLLEKWLKEDKLECSEELGDLVKAVDPTLALSVYLRANVPNKVIQCFAETGQFPKIVLYAKKVGYTPDWIFLLRNVMRINPEQGLQFAQMLVQDEEPLADITQIVDVFMEYNLIQQCTSFLLDALKNNRPSEGPLQTRLLEMNLMHAPQVADAILGNQMFTNYDRAHIAQLCEKAGLLQRALEHYTDLYDIKRAVVHTHLLNPEWLVNFFGSLSVEDSLECLRAMLSANIRQNLQICVQVASKYHEQLSTQSLTELFESFKSFEGLFYFLGSIVNFSQDPDVHFKYIQAACKTGQIKEVERICRESNCYDPERVKNFLKEAKLTDQLPLIIVCDRFDFVHDLVLYLYRNNLQKYIEIYVQKVNPSRLPVVVGGLLDVDCSEDVIKSLILVVRGQFSTDELVAEVEKRNRLKLLLPWLESRIHEGCEEPATHNALAKIYIDSNNNPERFLRENPYYDSRVVGKYCEKRDPHLACVAYERGQCDQELINVCNENSLFKSLSRYLVRRKDPELWASVLLESNPYRRPLIDQVVQTALSETQDPEEVSVTVKAFMTADLPNELIELLEKIVLDNSVFSEHRNLQNLLILTAIKADRTRVMEYISRLDNYDAPDIANIAISNELFEEAFAIFRKFDVNTSAVQVLIEHIGNLDRAYEFAERCNEPAVWSQLAKAQLQKDLVKEAIDSYIKADDPSAYMEVVQAADRSGNWEDLVKFLQMARKKARESYVETELIFALAKTNRLAELEEFINGPNNAHIQQVGDRCYDEKMYEAAKLLYNNVSNFGRLASTLVHLGEYQAAVDGARKANSTRTWKEVCFACVDGKEFRLAQMCGLHIVVHADELEELINYYQDRGYFEELITMLEAALGLERAHMGMFTELAILYSKFKPQKMREHLELFWSRVNIPKVLRAAEQAHLWAELVFLYDKYEEFDNAIITMMNHPTDAWKEGQFKDIITKVANVELYYRAIQFYLEFKPLLLNDLLIVLSPRLDHSRAVNFFTKVKQLPLVKPYLRSVQNHNNKSVNEALNNLFITEEDYQALRTSIDAYDNFDNISLAQRLEKHELIEFRRIAAYLFKGNNRWKQSVELCKKDKLYKDAMQYASESKDIELAEELLSWFLQENKKECFAACLFTCYDLLRPDVVLETAWRHNIMDFSMPYFIQVMREYLSKVDKLETSESLRKEEEQATETQPIVYGTPQLMLTAGPSVPVATQQAYGYGYQAPAGYSQPAAQPGFGYSM
- the cltca gene encoding clathrin, heavy chain a (Hc) isoform X1, producing the protein MAQILPIRFQEHLQLQNLGINPANIGFSTLTMESDKFICIREKVGEQTQVVIIDMADPNSPIRRPISADSAIMNPASKVIALKDAAKTLQIFNIEMKSKMKAHTMTDDVTFWKWISLNTVALVTDNAVYHWSMEGDSQPVKVFDRHSSLAGCQIINYRTDAKQKWLLLIGISAQQNRVVGAMQLYSVDRKVSQPIEGHAASFAQFKMEGNAEESTLFCFAVRGQAGGKLHIIEVGTPPTGNQPFPKKAVDVFFPPEAQNDFPVAMQISSKHDVVFLITKYGYIHLYDLETGTCIYMNRISGETIFVTAPHEATSGIIGVNRKGQVLSVCVEEENIIPYITNVLQNPDLALRLAVRNNLAGAEELFARKFNNLFAAGNYSEAAKVAANAPKGILRTQDTIRRFQGVPTQPGQTSPLLQYFGILLDQGQLNKFESLELCRPVLQQGRKQLLEKWLKEDKLECSEELGDLVKAVDPTLALSVYLRANVPNKVIQCFAETGQFPKIVLYAKKVGYTPDWIFLLRNVMRINPEQGLQFAQMLVQDEEPLADITQIVDVFMEYNLIQQCTSFLLDALKNNRPSEGPLQTRLLEMNLMHAPQVADAILGNQMFTNYDRAHIAQLCEKAGLLQRALEHYTDLYDIKRAVVHTHLLNPEWLVNFFGSLSVEDSLECLRAMLSANIRQNLQICVQVASKYHEQLSTQSLTELFESFKSFEGLFYFLGSIVNFSQDPDVHFKYIQAACKTGQIKEVERICRESNCYDPERVKNFLKEAKLTDQLPLIIVCDRFDFVHDLVLYLYRNNLQKYIEIYVQKVNPSRLPVVVGGLLDVDCSEDVIKSLILVVRGQFSTDELVAEVEKRNRLKLLLPWLESRIHEGCEEPATHNALAKIYIDSNNNPERFLRENPYYDSRVVGKYCEKRDPHLACVAYERGQCDQELINVCNENSLFKSLSRYLVRRKDPELWASVLLESNPYRRPLIDQVVQTALSETQDPEEVSVTVKAFMTADLPNELIELLEKIVLDNSVFSEHRNLQNLLILTAIKADRTRVMEYISRLDNYDAPDIANIAISNELFEEAFAIFRKFDVNTSAVQVLIEHIGNLDRAYEFAERCNEPAVWSQLAKAQLQKDLVKEAIDSYIKADDPSAYMEVVQAADRSGNWEDLVKFLQMARKKARESYVETELIFALAKTNRLAELEEFINGPNNAHIQQVGDRCYDEKMYEAAKLLYNNVSNFGRLASTLVHLGEYQAAVDGARKANSTRTWKEVCFACVDGKEFRLAQMCGLHIVVHADELEELINYYQDRGYFEELITMLEAALGLERAHMGMFTELAILYSKFKPQKMREHLELFWSRVNIPKVLRAAEQAHLWAELVFLYDKYEEFDNAIITMMNHPTDAWKEGQFKDIITKVANVELYYRAIQFYLEFKPLLLNDLLIVLSPRLDHSRAVNFFTKVKQLPLVKPYLRSVQNHNNKSVNEALNNLFITEEDYQALRTSIDAYDNFDNISLAQRLEKHELIEFRRIAAYLFKGNNRWKQSVELCKKDKLYKDAMQYASESKDIELAEELLSWFLQENKKECFAACLFTCYDLLRPDVVLETAWRHNIMDFSMPYFIQVMREYLSKVDKLETSESLRKEEEQATETQPIVYGTPQLMLTAGPSVPVATQQAYGYGYQAPAGYSQPAAQPGFGYSM